A stretch of Opitutus sp. ER46 DNA encodes these proteins:
- a CDS encoding DUF4412 domain-containing protein — protein MKNLRPLIAALLLLAPIAAVAAGFEGKIAMTMTNGREMKLPMTYYLKGGQARVEVQMEQMNTAMIINPAKHEAVILMPQQKMYMVQPIPQGTASNEIANTGDTTVEKTNIHEKICGYDTTKYIATSKGSVSEVWISDQLGLFLGTGSGAPGGGRGNGQQQAWEKVFQGKNAFPLRVVTKDRKGGEAFKLEATAVSKESVADSMFVPPADYQKFDMGGMMKGMMQGKMPGMPGAQQQD, from the coding sequence ATGAAAAACCTGCGTCCCCTCATCGCTGCGTTGCTCCTGCTGGCTCCCATCGCCGCCGTCGCGGCCGGATTCGAAGGCAAGATCGCCATGACCATGACCAATGGCCGGGAAATGAAGCTGCCCATGACCTACTACCTCAAGGGCGGCCAAGCCCGCGTCGAGGTGCAGATGGAGCAGATGAACACCGCCATGATCATCAATCCCGCCAAGCACGAGGCCGTCATCCTCATGCCGCAGCAGAAGATGTACATGGTGCAGCCCATCCCCCAGGGCACCGCGTCCAATGAGATCGCCAACACGGGCGACACCACCGTCGAGAAAACCAACATCCACGAGAAGATCTGCGGGTACGACACCACCAAGTACATCGCGACGTCCAAGGGCTCCGTCTCCGAAGTCTGGATATCCGATCAGCTCGGACTCTTCCTCGGCACGGGCTCCGGCGCCCCCGGGGGCGGTCGCGGTAACGGTCAGCAGCAGGCCTGGGAAAAGGTTTTCCAGGGCAAGAACGCGTTCCCGCTTCGCGTCGTCACCAAGGACCGCAAGGGCGGCGAAGCCTTCAAACTCGAGGCCACCGCCGTCAGCAAGGAATCCGTCGCCGATTCGATGTTCGTCCCGCCCGCCGACTACCAGAAATTCGACATGGGCGGCATGATGAAGGGGATGATGCAGGGCAAGATGCCAGGCATGCCCGGCGCCCAGCAGCAGGATTGA